Proteins encoded by one window of Streptomyces uncialis:
- a CDS encoding response regulator: protein MTKVLVVDDDFMVAKLHSRYVSEMAGFTVVGVAHNGVEALRSVESLRPDLVLLDVYLPDMDGIGVLRGIRSAEEIDPGRVPVDVLFITAAREAVTVRAALRAGALHYLIKPFERGTLQEQLRHVAAVRARLDGLDQARQQDVDELFGSRPPGSRELPKGLAAPTADLVERTLREHPAGLSASECALAGSLSRVSARRYLEYFAETGRVEVSLRYGGAGRPERRYQWIERPRRARS, encoded by the coding sequence GTGACGAAAGTACTGGTAGTGGACGACGACTTCATGGTCGCCAAGTTGCACAGCCGGTACGTGTCCGAAATGGCTGGATTCACGGTGGTGGGAGTGGCCCACAACGGGGTAGAGGCGCTGCGCTCGGTGGAGTCGCTGCGGCCCGATCTCGTGCTGCTGGACGTGTATCTGCCGGACATGGACGGTATCGGTGTGCTGCGGGGTATCCGGTCGGCCGAGGAGATCGATCCGGGGCGGGTCCCGGTGGACGTTCTGTTCATCACGGCCGCGCGGGAGGCCGTGACGGTCCGCGCCGCGCTGCGCGCGGGGGCCCTGCACTATCTGATCAAGCCGTTCGAGCGGGGCACCCTCCAGGAGCAGCTGCGGCATGTGGCGGCGGTCCGGGCCCGGCTCGACGGTCTCGACCAGGCCCGCCAGCAGGACGTGGACGAGCTCTTCGGGAGCCGTCCACCGGGCTCGCGCGAGCTGCCCAAGGGTCTTGCCGCGCCCACGGCGGATCTGGTCGAGCGGACCCTGCGGGAGCATCCGGCGGGACTGTCCGCGTCGGAGTGCGCGCTGGCCGGTTCGCTGTCCCGGGTCAGCGCCCGCCGGTATCTGGAGTACTTCGCGGAGACGGGCCGGGTGGAGGTGTCCCTCCGGTACGGCGGAGCGGGTCGGCCCGAGCGCCGCTACCAGTGGATCGAGCGCCCCCGCCGGGCGCGTTCCTGA
- a CDS encoding lytic polysaccharide monooxygenase auxiliary activity family 9 protein, whose protein sequence is MTARRTVAAIAALGVAPLALTVLTASPAAAHGSMSDPVSRVSACFAEGPESPDSAACKALVATSGTQPLYDWNEVNIANAAGAHRDIIPDGKLCSANRSKYAGLDAPRTDWPSSQLKSGQHTFQYRVTAPHKGSIELYITKVGYDPTKALKWSDLESQPFAKVTNPRLANGSFIFDGTVPQRTGRHLVYSVYQRSDSPEAFYTCSDVVFGNAGGGAAAPVASAPSNKLIEKERDNSTVEHDGHGDLSSTIKDGPQNASATDGPGSVTAVENGGAQGTAVKADAGARAQGGTTENLAETGGTSTTPYIAVGGAAVLALGAAGLFASARRRAATGGGRSGR, encoded by the coding sequence ATGACCGCTCGCCGCACGGTAGCCGCGATCGCCGCACTGGGTGTCGCCCCGCTCGCCCTCACCGTCCTGACCGCCTCGCCGGCGGCGGCGCACGGGTCCATGAGCGACCCGGTCAGCCGGGTCTCGGCCTGCTTCGCCGAGGGCCCCGAGAGCCCCGACTCGGCCGCCTGCAAGGCCCTCGTCGCCACGAGCGGCACCCAGCCGCTGTACGACTGGAACGAGGTGAACATCGCCAACGCCGCGGGCGCCCACCGGGACATCATTCCCGACGGCAAGCTGTGCAGCGCCAACCGCTCGAAGTACGCGGGCCTGGACGCTCCCCGCACCGACTGGCCGTCCTCGCAGCTCAAGTCGGGTCAGCACACGTTCCAGTACCGGGTCACCGCGCCCCACAAGGGCAGCATCGAGCTGTACATCACCAAGGTGGGCTACGACCCGACCAAGGCCCTGAAGTGGTCGGACCTGGAGTCGCAGCCGTTTGCGAAGGTGACCAACCCGCGGCTGGCGAACGGCTCCTTCATCTTCGACGGCACCGTCCCGCAGCGGACCGGCCGCCACCTGGTCTACTCGGTCTACCAGCGGTCCGACTCCCCCGAGGCGTTCTACACCTGCTCGGACGTCGTGTTCGGCAACGCCGGTGGCGGCGCCGCCGCGCCCGTCGCCTCCGCGCCCAGCAACAAGCTGATCGAGAAGGAGCGCGACAACTCCACCGTGGAGCACGACGGCCACGGCGACCTCAGCTCCACGATCAAGGACGGTCCGCAGAACGCCTCGGCGACGGACGGTCCCGGCTCGGTGACGGCCGTGGAGAACGGCGGCGCCCAGGGCACCGCCGTCAAGGCGGACGCCGGCGCCAGGGCGCAGGGCGGCACCACCGAGAACCTGGCCGAGACCGGTGGCACCAGCACCACCCCGTACATCGCCGTCGGCGGTGCGGCGGTGCTGGCGCTGGGTGCCGCGGGTCTCTTCGCCTCCGCCCGCCGCCGTGCGGCGACGGGCGGCGGTCGCAGCGGTCGCTGA
- a CDS encoding DNA polymerase III subunit alpha, translated as MPGFTHLHTASGFSQRYGASHPERLAERAAERGMDALALTDRDTLAGSVRFAKACEKAGIRPLFGTELAVAEQEAESPRRATAGPRSAPRGDRTTPSGRTAPADARAASPGDRTAPPSTAYPPGARTARATRDASPHTSHAPHTSDPARRTPVHGGAFVDESASRVTFLARDGATGWAELCRLVTAAHATGGGGPLLDRAALPADGVTVLLGPASDVGRALSAGRPDRAARLLTSWRELYGDALRLEAVWHGREGTGPGSLRLAARTVGLAAEQRVRPVLSNAVRYADPGMGPLADVLDASRRLVPVGALGGPDSGERWLKDEGAMLAAAERVVEAAGFRRDTAYRLLEQTRATAAECRVDPGDDLGMRSVHFPEPGIVGAGRRTAQRVLASRAAAGMVLRGYDRGPGARAYWERVHHELDIIAHHGFASYFLTVARVVDDVRALGIRVAARGSGAGSLVNHLLGIAHADPVEQNLLMERFLSKRRFVLPDIDIDVESARRLDVYRAIIGRFGTERVATVAMPETYRVRHAVRDVGAALSMDPADIDRIAKSFPHIRARDARAALDELPELRELAREQRERYERHERPGPTGGQAGGQNGGPGKYGRFWDLVEGLDALPRGIAMHPCGVLLSDASLLARTPVVPTSGEGFPMSQFDKDDVEDMGLLKLDVLGVRMQSAMAHAVGEIERASGVQVDLDDPGQVRPGDPATYELIRSTETLGCFQIESPGQRDLVGRLQPATFHDLVVDISLFRPGPVAADMVRPFIEARHGRAPVRYPHPDLEGPLKETYGVVVFHEQIIDIVDIMTGCGRGEADRARRGLSDPESQGRIRFWFAQRAAERGYSTEVITRTWEIVEAFGSYGFCKAHAVSFAVPTYQSAWLKAHHPAAFYAGLLTHDPGMYPKRLLLADARRRGVPVLPLDVNRSAVAHRIELVSGSGGGADRDGGPERWGLRLALGDVHGISGAEAARIADGQPYASLLDFWERARPGAPLARRLAQVGALDAFGANRRDLQLHLAELHRGARGSYGAQLPLAGGRRTAPAGLPDLDDTERLSAELGVLSMDASRHLMDDHRAFLDELGVRSARRLRTARHGETVLVAGAKVATQTPPIRSGKRVVFTTLDDGTGLVDLAFFDDSHERCAHTVFHSWLLLVRGTVQRRGPRSLSVVGSAAWNLAELTEVRDAGGLDAVARRLAVDPDGRGPGRPGTPVATATTATAVSGTGTEGPGAEGPGTEGAGDGTGDRRIRMSTGYEMHAWADLRPAGEDPSKAPRGPVRKLWHQSQGSAG; from the coding sequence GTGCCAGGGTTCACGCATCTGCACACCGCCTCCGGCTTCTCCCAGCGTTACGGCGCCTCCCACCCGGAGCGGCTCGCCGAACGCGCCGCTGAGCGGGGCATGGACGCCCTCGCCCTCACCGACCGGGACACCCTGGCGGGCAGCGTCCGGTTCGCCAAGGCGTGCGAGAAGGCCGGGATACGTCCGCTGTTCGGCACGGAGCTCGCGGTAGCGGAACAGGAAGCGGAATCCCCGCGCCGGGCGACGGCCGGCCCCAGGTCCGCACCGCGCGGCGACCGCACGACACCATCCGGCCGCACCGCGCCCGCCGACGCCCGCGCCGCGTCACCCGGCGACCGCACCGCACCACCGAGCACCGCGTACCCCCCAGGCGCACGGACCGCGCGGGCCACCCGCGACGCGTCCCCCCATACCTCCCACGCCCCCCATACCTCCGACCCCGCCCGCCGGACCCCGGTCCACGGGGGTGCCTTCGTCGACGAGTCCGCGTCCCGTGTCACCTTCCTCGCCCGCGACGGCGCCACCGGCTGGGCGGAGCTGTGCCGGCTGGTCACCGCCGCGCACGCCACCGGGGGCGGCGGTCCGCTCCTCGACCGCGCCGCGCTCCCCGCCGACGGGGTGACCGTACTGCTCGGACCCGCCTCCGACGTGGGCCGCGCCCTCTCCGCCGGACGTCCCGACCGTGCCGCCCGGCTGCTCACGTCCTGGCGGGAGCTGTACGGCGACGCCCTCCGGCTGGAGGCCGTCTGGCACGGCCGCGAGGGCACCGGACCCGGCTCGCTGCGGCTGGCCGCCCGGACCGTCGGCCTCGCGGCCGAGCAGCGGGTGCGTCCGGTGCTCAGCAACGCCGTCCGGTACGCGGACCCGGGCATGGGCCCCCTCGCGGACGTCCTGGACGCGTCCCGCCGGCTGGTGCCCGTCGGCGCGCTGGGCGGGCCGGACAGCGGTGAGCGCTGGCTCAAGGACGAGGGCGCCATGCTGGCCGCCGCCGAGCGCGTCGTGGAGGCCGCGGGGTTCCGCCGCGACACCGCGTACCGGCTGCTGGAACAGACCCGGGCGACCGCCGCCGAGTGCCGGGTGGACCCCGGGGACGACCTCGGGATGCGGTCGGTCCACTTCCCCGAACCGGGGATCGTCGGCGCCGGACGCCGTACCGCGCAGCGGGTGCTCGCCTCCCGGGCCGCGGCGGGCATGGTCCTGCGCGGTTACGACCGGGGGCCGGGCGCGCGCGCCTACTGGGAGCGGGTGCACCACGAGCTGGACATCATCGCCCACCACGGTTTCGCCTCGTACTTCCTGACCGTCGCCCGGGTCGTCGACGATGTGCGCGCCCTGGGGATACGGGTCGCCGCGCGGGGTTCCGGCGCGGGCTCGCTCGTCAACCATCTGCTGGGCATCGCGCACGCCGACCCCGTCGAGCAGAACCTCCTGATGGAACGGTTCCTCTCCAAGCGGCGGTTCGTCCTGCCGGACATCGACATCGATGTGGAGTCCGCCCGCCGTCTCGACGTCTACCGCGCGATCATCGGCCGCTTCGGCACCGAACGGGTCGCCACCGTCGCGATGCCCGAGACGTACCGGGTCCGGCACGCCGTCCGTGACGTGGGCGCCGCGCTGTCCATGGACCCCGCCGACATCGACCGGATCGCGAAGTCCTTCCCGCACATCCGGGCCCGGGACGCCCGCGCCGCCCTGGACGAACTGCCGGAGCTGCGGGAACTCGCCCGGGAGCAGCGCGAGCGGTACGAGCGCCACGAACGGCCGGGGCCGACCGGCGGGCAGGCCGGTGGACAGAACGGCGGACCGGGGAAGTACGGCAGGTTCTGGGACCTGGTCGAGGGGCTGGACGCGCTGCCGCGCGGGATCGCCATGCACCCGTGCGGGGTGCTCCTCTCGGACGCCTCCCTGCTCGCCCGGACCCCGGTGGTGCCGACCAGCGGCGAGGGCTTCCCCATGTCCCAGTTCGACAAGGACGACGTGGAGGACATGGGGCTGCTCAAACTCGATGTGCTCGGGGTGCGGATGCAGTCGGCGATGGCGCACGCCGTCGGGGAGATCGAGCGGGCGAGCGGTGTCCAGGTCGATCTGGACGACCCCGGGCAGGTGCGGCCCGGTGACCCGGCGACCTATGAGCTGATCCGCAGCACCGAGACGCTCGGCTGCTTCCAGATCGAGTCGCCGGGCCAGCGCGACCTCGTGGGGCGGCTCCAGCCCGCGACCTTCCACGATCTCGTGGTCGACATCTCGCTGTTCCGGCCCGGCCCGGTCGCCGCCGACATGGTCCGGCCCTTCATCGAGGCCAGGCACGGCCGCGCACCCGTCCGCTATCCGCACCCCGATCTGGAGGGACCGCTGAAGGAGACCTACGGTGTCGTCGTCTTCCATGAGCAGATCATCGACATCGTGGACATCATGACCGGCTGCGGACGCGGCGAGGCCGACCGGGCGCGCCGGGGGCTGTCGGACCCGGAGTCGCAGGGCCGTATCCGCTTCTGGTTCGCGCAGCGCGCGGCGGAACGCGGCTACAGCACCGAGGTGATCACCCGCACCTGGGAGATCGTCGAGGCGTTCGGGTCGTACGGCTTCTGCAAGGCGCACGCGGTCTCCTTCGCCGTCCCGACCTATCAGTCGGCCTGGCTGAAGGCCCATCACCCGGCCGCCTTCTACGCCGGGCTGCTCACCCATGACCCCGGGATGTACCCGAAACGGCTGCTGCTCGCGGACGCCCGGCGGCGCGGGGTGCCCGTACTCCCGCTGGACGTCAACAGGTCGGCGGTCGCCCACCGTATCGAACTGGTGTCCGGTTCGGGTGGGGGTGCGGACCGCGACGGCGGGCCGGAGCGCTGGGGGCTGCGGCTCGCGCTCGGCGATGTGCACGGCATCAGCGGGGCCGAGGCCGCGCGGATCGCGGACGGACAGCCGTACGCCTCGCTCCTCGACTTCTGGGAACGCGCCCGGCCCGGCGCGCCGCTGGCCCGGCGGCTCGCCCAGGTCGGCGCGCTCGACGCGTTCGGCGCCAACCGGCGGGACCTCCAGCTCCATCTCGCCGAGCTGCACCGGGGCGCCCGGGGCTCGTACGGGGCGCAGCTCCCGCTCGCGGGCGGGCGGCGGACGGCTCCGGCGGGACTGCCCGACCTGGACGACACGGAACGTCTCAGCGCCGAGCTGGGGGTGCTCTCCATGGACGCCTCCCGGCATCTGATGGACGATCACCGGGCCTTCCTGGACGAGCTGGGCGTGCGTTCCGCGCGTCGGCTGCGCACCGCGCGGCACGGTGAGACGGTGCTGGTCGCGGGCGCCAAGGTGGCCACCCAGACCCCGCCGATCCGCTCCGGCAAGCGGGTCGTCTTCACCACCCTGGACGACGGTACGGGCCTGGTGGACCTGGCCTTCTTCGACGACTCCCACGAGCGTTGCGCGCACACCGTCTTCCACTCCTGGCTGCTCCTGGTCCGGGGCACGGTCCAGCGCCGGGGCCCGCGCAGCCTCAGCGTGGTCGGCTCGGCCGCCTGGAACCTCGCGGAGCTGACGGAGGTACGGGACGCGGGCGGCCTCGACGCGGTGGCCCGCCGGCTGGCCGTGGACCCCGACGGCCGGGGCCCGGGACGGCCGGGCACCCCGGTCGCGACCGCCACGACCGCGACCGCCGTGTCCGGAACCGGTACCGAGGGCCCTGGCGCGGAGGGACCCGGTACGGAGGGTGCCGGGGACGGGACGGGCGACCGTCGTATACGGATGTCCACCGGGTACGAGATGCACGCCTGGGCCGATCTGCGCCCGGCGGGCGAGGACCCGTCGAAGGCACCGCGCGGCCCCGTCCGGAAGCTGTGGCACCAGAGCCAGGGGAGCGCGGGATGA
- a CDS encoding DNA polymerase Y family protein — protein sequence MTGTNVLYIRFRLPEPDITGTGTRPGAGTETRAGAGGPGTALPPLLALLGTVSPVVQAVPPDAAYVDLRGAERYFGRDAAGLASLIRVRALALYGVECAIGAGPGPMLARMAARAAGPGATLTVPGEPDAVRGFLAGRPVGELPGAGAAAVRTLRSYGLDTVDRVAAAPLSTLQRLVGARAGRELRERARGTDRTRVVPDAVARSIAADRSFDRDELDPFRHRRALLSLAGELGARLRAEQLVCRSLTLTLRYARRPDRAGPLDPVRRPGTARTRTLAEPTAHSAALTDAVYRMYGALGLQRARVRGMTLRAEGLIPRERASRQLTFDPVDEKARRLEEAADRARARFGPHAVLPGTLAA from the coding sequence ATGACCGGTACGAACGTCCTGTACATACGCTTCCGGCTCCCCGAGCCGGACATCACGGGCACGGGCACGAGACCGGGTGCGGGCACGGAGACGCGCGCGGGCGCGGGTGGTCCGGGGACCGCGCTGCCGCCGCTGCTCGCGCTGCTCGGCACGGTCAGCCCCGTCGTCCAGGCGGTCCCGCCCGACGCCGCGTACGTGGACCTGCGGGGCGCCGAACGGTACTTCGGACGGGACGCCGCCGGGCTCGCCTCGCTGATCCGGGTCCGGGCGCTGGCCCTGTACGGGGTGGAGTGCGCGATCGGCGCCGGACCCGGCCCGATGCTCGCGCGGATGGCCGCCCGCGCCGCCGGTCCGGGGGCCACCCTCACGGTCCCCGGGGAACCGGACGCCGTACGCGGGTTCCTGGCCGGACGGCCGGTCGGCGAGCTGCCCGGCGCGGGCGCGGCGGCTGTCCGCACCCTGCGCTCCTACGGCCTGGACACCGTCGACCGGGTCGCCGCCGCCCCGCTGTCCACCCTGCAACGGCTCGTCGGCGCACGCGCCGGGCGCGAACTGCGCGAACGCGCCCGGGGGACCGACCGCACCCGGGTCGTCCCGGACGCCGTGGCCCGGTCGATCGCCGCCGACCGCTCCTTCGACCGCGACGAGCTCGACCCCTTCCGGCACCGGCGGGCCCTGCTCTCCCTCGCCGGGGAACTCGGCGCCCGGCTGCGCGCCGAGCAGCTGGTGTGCCGCTCGCTGACCCTCACCCTCCGGTACGCGCGGCGGCCGGACCGGGCGGGCCCGCTGGACCCGGTACGGCGGCCCGGGACCGCGCGCACCCGCACGCTCGCGGAACCGACCGCGCACTCCGCCGCGCTCACCGACGCCGTGTACCGGATGTACGGGGCGCTGGGCCTCCAGCGGGCCAGGGTCCGGGGGATGACACTGCGGGCCGAGGGGCTGATCCCGCGGGAGCGGGCGTCCCGTCAGCTCACCTTCGACCCGGTGGACGAGAAGGCCCGCCGGCTGGAGGAGGCCGCGGACCGGGCCCGGGCCCGGTTCGGCCCGCACGCGGTCCTGCCGGGCACCCTCGCCGCGTGA